One Glycine soja cultivar W05 chromosome 7, ASM419377v2, whole genome shotgun sequence genomic window, AAACGAAGAgacaaaaagttttatcattCACGGTGGTATTACTGATTTGAATAAAATGGTTGTGAgctagaacaaaaaaaataattaagaatagaggagagaataattattttgtctTGTCACAACCTTCATGTGTTTGATTTCCTTCTAGTATCATAATAAGTAGCgggatatatatatgtattgaattaattttctaGTTTATTGATGGAAGACGAttttgagggcgagccctggtgcagcggtaaagttgtgccttggtgacttgttggtcatgggttcgaatctgGAAACAGCCtatttgcatatgcaagggtaagactgcgtacaacatccctcccccataccttcgcatagcgaagagtcTTTGAGCAATGAGGTACGAAGTTATTGATGGAAGAGGATTTTATTATGCTGGTATTCGAGGTAAACATAGCATTAGCAATAACCATAGCCATTTTGTTTCTTGGGTAACAATTAGAGACTTTCTAGGTTGTGTTAGGTTTGGAAACTTTAcatgtaattttgatttaatattaGTCTAAGGTAAAGTTTGTGAGCCTTTTATTTTTTCCGATCCTTTACATATAGTGTTCAATATAACTCTTGATGGGGAAAGTAGATTGCTTATTAACGAGGATTAAGGGCGAATTATGCACTGAACCATGTCTTACGGGTTTGGGCCCGCAGGTGGTCCAATAATAATCCAATAACAAGGAATACTATAGGTCCAACAACACAATTCAACTCAAATCTTACATAATCATCTTGTAAGATAAAAATTATCCCTCACACATACACATTATTTTAACCTGATCAATATGAGATCCCCAATCACATCCTTAATTATGCATTATTTTAACTCCATCATCCATGTGTGATCTTCAACCCCATGCATAAAAGAGGTGAAATCTCCGTTTAAAAAGTTGATGAGAAAGCTGGTTCCCCATTAATTGTGCATGTGGGGTGACTAAATCACTTCTGCTTTTCTTTTTAGGCTGGGAATCTAACTGCTTAACTttattcccttttttttgttttttagaaacGTAATTGTGTTCTGCTTAATATTGTGATTTGGCGTCCAAGCGTACTTTTACAGCTGAatgtcaattatatttttaagttataatattatttatattatatttttaagttataatattatttatataatatttttataatactttTGTAACATTATATATTaccaaattgattcttaaaTATTACAACTCAATAACAAAATGATTCACAAAACTTAATAACAGAatataattaacttattttttatccatttaaGGGTTAAATAAGAATTTTGGTTCTAGTGACTAAATTATCATCAACTTACACGGCCAATATGATCATTTATCCTTgtctttttaatctaaaataattttaaaataaataaaaacttatttaaagaaTACACttatgaataaattattttgttaatcatTATTCAATTTGGTCACTCTACTTAGTTTAATtgctcatttaatttttttttaaaaattcaatatatattgCTTTTTGCCTAATTTCATTAATGTTGTTAGTGTCAATTAGtaaaacaccaaaaaaaattatggatatTGGTATCCACAAATTGGTAATAAGAATCctcaccttttaaaaaaaaaaatttgacatttaACACCCGCACAACAATGAAAATAAGTTTTCATTGTGTATCTCAAcaaaaatttgttgaaatataTCATGGAAACACATATCTAAACAATATATTATCTATATATCCAATAgaaacatattttcattttatatgtaGACAAAATTTTGTCAAGATATACAAGTAATATAacgaaaacacatttttattgTATCGAAATATCTTGTCAACGTACACATCACGTAGCGGAAAAGTATTTTCCttaatagcaaaaaaaaaatattttccttatatgtctaaacaaaattttgtcaaGATATATTATAGAAACATATTCTCATTATACATCTGGACAATTCTTGCACCAATGCATGTCTTGACAAAATTTTGTCCAGCTACAcaacaaaaacacattttttgttctaaacaaattttgttgaagaatacaacaaaatatatagtgtggaaataattttatgttgggTATCTTGATAAGATACTGTGATATGCATATGTATCCAGACAAGATTGGGTGATATATGCAATATTTTTGTTAGGAATATTTTTGTCAAGAAACAAACTTCTGAAATGTGGGGGGTTTAAATAGCAAATTGAGGGTGCAAATACCAATGCCTATCAATCATATCATACCCAAATGTAAACGAGATGGCTTTTAAGATGATATTGAGACAAAAAACACTTCCTACACGAATAACACGATCATTACAGCAAATATAATGTATAACaactgttttcaatttttttcttataaaagtttcatttaaatattttattgtcaAACTCAggcaaaaatatgaaaatttgtaAATGATTGTAGTAGATTAAGAGGATAATCGTTTATttgtttaactatttttaagaaaaccaTTCTCAatttaagatatatttaaaaatataatagtcatgtaatgttttttaaaaagaaattaattttttttataaatttttccacaaaagttaaatataattttgagaaaagctatatcatataattttttatttttaaatttaaataaaggtACCCTAACTATATAAGTAGCATTATTCTTGTCGCGGACCCATTATAGGCAAGATGACTACTTGGCTTGTGGTTCACAGTAACTACAAATGATAATTAAGTCAATTTCAAGaaagttttatatttatttttaaaattaaaaaaaatattttatgaatttgacttttaattttaaaaaaacacatctTCACCATCATCACCATTTTACCACCACCAACATTGTCACCATTGTCGATGTTACCATTACCATTACTACCACTATTACATTATTGTTGTTATCATTATCACCTTTTCATTAcaattatcatcattgttaccaCTATTATTATCACCATTTCACCATTGTTGTTGCTACCATCATTCCACAACCATCCCTACCGCCACCAATACTGTTCCACCTCTCACATCATCATTGTCATCACATTGTTATTGTCACTGTCACCACTACAACTATCATTATTTCATAATGAAGTGATATAAGATAAACAATTGactcattttattcattttcaatttgcaacaacttttgaaaatttaaaaataaaaaataagttttttaaaatcaaagtaataaattgaaactaaaactcaaaactaattgattttggtttttaaaaattttaaaactaaaaacaaaaaatcaaccTGAACGGGACCTACTTAATTAATCACCTTTCTCACTAAtttagtgttatttttttataggctCCAATTTAGTGTTATGTAAGGTATTTCATGACTTAAGATACATTTTATGCCTCATTAGTTACATCCTATACTTTTTTAGGTACAGGTTTTATTCCTTccgaattttattataaattacataatatattttttctttcttatcccTCGGTTTCTTCCCCGAATTCTATTAGGGCTCCACCACTCCATTAGTGGGTCCTTCCACCATGTATACAAGGTTTAAGTGTGGAACCttagaaaaaaactaaaaaaaaatctgaatatTTTCACTCAGTAAGAATAGAGACTAGAGACGTCACAGATGTTAGAATTTGAAGTCGAGTTCATGTTCTCTGCTCGACAACCTCTCTTCTTGTCTGCTGGGGAAAATTTCGTTGACAAATTGAATTCCAAGTTGAAGACAGGCAAATGAGTTCTTACTCAAGGAATTGAGCTTAATATAATTTCGTAAGTTCAAACTAAAATTGTAGGAATGAATTGTACATAAGAGtggatttaataatttaattgtatATGATGAAAAAGGATATTCTTATCCTAGTCTTTTGATCAATGCATTTTCCAACTCATTATTTCTAttgctttattttcaaataaacattCTCAACTATTTGCTTGCTCAAGTAATTTGAATTGGTATTAGTTGGTATTacataattctttttaaaatgacAACTATACTTATCAAAGGTTTCTATTTTCCTAAATCTTTATACTCCAACCAAACTTTCTTCATTTAGAAATAAGGTTGCTTAACacttatgtttctttttttttttatactttctgtTAGTTAATTAtaacttgaattaattaaagtgTCCTTTACTAACTTATCTTGATATTAAGtctaactttatatatatatatttatttgacaattaaaaaaatttgaaattttttcgtTGGTCATATTAAAATTTCCATCACCCACTGAATTATCAAATATAGATATTTTCATACCTTCCATAACAAGTCATTGGTCTTAGTAAAATTAGACTTGATTCTTTTAATTCAggttttaaattcaaatcacattgataaaataaaaacataattagaagagaaaatttcattaaatataataagtcatatttttcagCAAAGATTAATTATCAGTTAAAATTAGTGAATATTTCACATTAATATcgtcataacaaaaaaaatgtgaacacttctttttaacaaaaattcaaacatCCTCCTAAAAGATTAATCCCTTGTGCTAAATACATTATCTCTTTTTCctgttataataaatattaagtgTGTGCTTGGTTGTGACTGTGAGGAAAGAATTGGAGATAATAGAatggaatgaaataaaatagggTGAAATAGCTAGATAggaaatatttaaatgaaatttatttggtagataataaatataagtaggggattatattaaaattttaaaaaataaataaataaataaataatcattttagtttttgaatgtataaatttgtgataatttaatttttgaaaaattaaattttttaatttaattcctaattgtataaaatatattacaattacattcttattaattttattaaattattttattattatcttataatatttaagtaTCAATTAGATTATatcttacaaaaattaattaacattaatttataaagttcaaatactaatttatcattaagttatataaaaatataattattatgtttttctatatattttagaactaaattaaaaaaattaaattatcattcatttacctgagaaaaaaaaaagtccatttattcttaaaaaaattcatataattctgcacaataaaaaatacagaCATTTCTACGTCTCGTCCTTTCTACTCTTTTTCCTGGTAACCAAACAAGAAGCAGTAAAAGATAcaagtaatttaaatatgtCATTCTACTTATGACACACATCCGCAACTACATACGAGATTCACACTGATTTTGATACTGACTACTGAGAACGTGTAAGCTATGTCCCAACTTTAAAGGCTTTTCAGTCACGTTCTGACATTCAGCCTTAAATTAAATGGAGAAATAAGTCCTAAATTGAGAAACGTGAATTTTCTTGGAGACTGACTTTTGAAGTGGGTTAGGGTGCTGGATTTGAAGAGAGGCAAAGATTCTAAGCGAAATATACTGATTACTTAATTTGgtagaattttttaaattatacattAGTGTTTTGAGAGTTTGTTTcgcattatcttttttttattctacaaaatatgAGGGtaaaatgtcaatatttttttatgtttattaagatgttataataataataatacatttttgaatatattttaatcttaaaaaaattgtgctcTCACTATataatcattttctattttcatgagAAGAGAATTAATGTTTATGTGATATTCTTATGAgaataaaagttattgtctacAATAATTATCTATTCCTATTACACTCTTTTAccattcacttttctttttaattttttaatttaataaatttgaagttttttctctctaaaattactaaaaattaaacaacatgaAAATAGCATACCCAAGTACAATATTTTTGGGATATAATGAGAtacttaaaataaaactatataaatATGTGAGTTGAATTGTTGAAGATTAGTGTATTAATATGTATAGAAAACATCATTGAAAATTAGCACAATCAAATGAttacataaaaaagaatataaattaaaataatcgaGTTTCTTCTTCAAGAGTAAAATTAACAtgataactaatatttttagtaGTGTAGCTTACTTGTAATGTAACAAAGTGATATCTTCTTATAaaagcacaatttatcaagagtaaacaaagtaatattaaaaacaaatctCTTCTTAATGTTACATAGATTCCGCTAACTAAGATCCTTaagaaaattaatcatattctattagcttttttaattattttaaaaaacaaatatcagatcaattttatatttctaatacagtaaatgtttttctctcaaaaaattatttcattatgCCATATTtcgaagaaaaattatatatatatatatatatatatatatatatatatttaatatcttttaaatgttaaaattattcaaTACCTTCTTATTCACTAAGcaagaaaatttataaaaaaaaattataagattttgaattaCTATTCCAACTTTGCGGAACAAATTCTTGGTAGGAAGAGGAAGtggagaaattcttgtgtgaaATGCATGCAATGCAGTGTCTAGTTTGAAACTTCACAGTAGCTATTTATTAGTTGGTTCTAGACACCTGAAATGATAAATAGACGAAATGCCCCATGTCACTAAAGGACAACAACGTATGAGTCCGAGAGTCCTGCTTACATTCCTATTTTGCGCCACAGATTTTAGCCAGACTTCATAGCCCACTTACAGTTATACACCATTTCAGCATGGTTTGGtagtatttaacataattgtCCTTTATAATCGAcagaacttttttttaattaaaaaaatagtaaaattcttTTCAGGGACCAAAGCATCTTGAATTACCAATAGAGAAGAACCACAACTTAAGCCAATTACACACGACCCAAAAACCCCACATACATTAATCACCCCCAATAATAATTCTCCTACTTTGCCATATTCCCAAACAAATGTTTGAGAAAAAAGTTAAGGTAAATGAAAACCAATATCTCAGCATATACCAAGTAATTAAATCCCTACCTCATCTAACTAATCACAATACATcagaaagtagaaaaaaaaaaagaggacatGTCATTGCATCTTATATACAATAATGAAAAAGACCAACTTTCTCGATCAACTATGGAGAACTTGCACCAAAGGATCCCCTTTTGATCTATCTCCAcaggaaacaaacacactatGGTGGCACGATGAGAGAAGAGGATCCGAGGTTCCTCTCAGCGCAAATATAACCAATATTTCTCAACCTTGACACATAAAACTAACAGGCTGAAGAGTAGTAACTAATATTCTTGCAGCTGACATGATCACTCCGATCCCAAACTCCTCTCATCTCATCTCATcaagtatcttttttttttcgttttttaattttcttctttttaatgtAAGTAGTAAATCTAACCAACCCAccccaagaaaaagaaaaagtagcagaaaaaaagaaaacaaaacctaAGCCTGAAGGACCAAAAGATGCACCTTAATTAAACGAGGGAGAGAGTACTTTCTTCTTCATATATAGCTTTTTGAAAAAGATGCTTCATCTTTTATTCTAGATCAGAGAAGTGACTGAAGGACCAATGTTAGGTTGATCACTCCAAGCACCCAAACCCGTTGCAGTGTTCCAATAAAGCGAATTAGGATCAGACAAACCCACATGCTCCATCTGGTTTTgaccaccaccaccattgttgttgttgttgttattattattgctcCACTCAAACCTGTTTTGTCCTTCACCTTTCACTTCTTTTGAgccaatattattattactatccCCTTCCACTCGCAACCCTTGTAGCGGTGCCAAGCCATGGAAAGTATTGTCACCTTGATCATGATCACGACCCTTCaccccaccaccaccaccacccatAAAATTTTGTTGCAGAAGAGTGGAACTCAGCAAGGAAGCCATAACAGGAGTTGAGGGTGCACAagttgaggaagaagaagaaccaaAGATAGAGTTATAAGCAGAAAAAAAGTTGTTATTTGAAGTAGTGCTAAACCCATTCTCTCTAACCCCAGATGAAAAACCTAACCCAAGAGCATTCAGCTGAGACTGAAGAAGATTAAACTTTGGGAAAGGAACATTATTCATCACATCACCACCATAAAACAAAGGGTTGATATTATTTATATGGTTTGTGGCGGAGCCAGAAACAATAATATTATCGATGTGGGGCTGCGAAGGAGGGTTTGAACTGGCGCTAGGAGTGGACGAAGAAGGAGAGTTAGCAGAAGAAGAATCACCGTTTGTTGGACGCTTCATACGCTTGTTTTTTCTGCAGCCACCACCAACAGGAACGTTTCTGAGAGTGCCACCTCTTGTCCAGTAACGCTTGCAAGCTTTGCAAAAATGCCTAGGCTGTGACAAACTATAGTTGTTATAGTAGCAGAACTTGGTGTTTGAAGAGTCGCAGCGAGGGCACTTTAGGgcttgttgctgctgctgaagAAGATCTTGGCTTGGTTTTTCCATGATTCTTCCCATAGGGGCCTTGTGATCATCTATCTGAGATaaacaagagaagaagaagataactgacgagagaaaaggaaaagaagaagatgtgaagaaagaGAAAGTGTTTTAAGTTGGAGTTCTAGGGTAAAAATAACAACACAGTGGGAGATATTCTCTTCCAAAAGGAAAGCAACAAAATTGGGGTGGACATGTATTTGTCTAataattaagagagaaagaCGTGAACCTGTTGTGTCTGTGTCCATTTGTTAGACGCTGTTTGAGGGGTGACTGCTACCATTTTCTCACATTTAC contains:
- the LOC114419562 gene encoding dof zinc finger protein DOF1.4-like isoform X2 encodes the protein MGRIMEKPSQDLLQQQQQALKCPRCDSSNTKFCYYNNYSLSQPRHFCKACKRYWTRGGTLRNVPVGGGCRKNKRMKRPTNGDSSSANSPSSSTPSASSNPPSQPHIDNIIVSGSATNHINNINPLFYGGDVMNNVPFPKFNLLQSQLNALGLGFSSGVRENGFSTTSNNNFFSAYNSIFGSSSSSTCAPSTPVMASLLSSTLLQQNFMGGGGGGVKGRDHDQGDNTFHGLAPLQGLRVEGDSNNNIGSKEVKGEGQNRFEWSNNNNNNNNNGGGGQNQMEHVGLSDPNSLYWNTATGLGAWSDQPNIGPSVTSLI
- the LOC114419562 gene encoding dof zinc finger protein DOF1.4-like isoform X1: MFGGKCEKMVAVTPQTASNKWTQTQQIDDHKAPMGRIMEKPSQDLLQQQQQALKCPRCDSSNTKFCYYNNYSLSQPRHFCKACKRYWTRGGTLRNVPVGGGCRKNKRMKRPTNGDSSSANSPSSSTPSASSNPPSQPHIDNIIVSGSATNHINNINPLFYGGDVMNNVPFPKFNLLQSQLNALGLGFSSGVRENGFSTTSNNNFFSAYNSIFGSSSSSTCAPSTPVMASLLSSTLLQQNFMGGGGGGVKGRDHDQGDNTFHGLAPLQGLRVEGDSNNNIGSKEVKGEGQNRFEWSNNNNNNNNNGGGGQNQMEHVGLSDPNSLYWNTATGLGAWSDQPNIGPSVTSLI